The following coding sequences are from one Fibrobacter sp. UWT2 window:
- a CDS encoding TIGR01440 family protein, translated as MAGITYEIDDKNIVEQIRNDAMNAAKELVEKAHLTAGNIVVIGCSTSSTLGNDIGSHSVPEIGKAILEGLSSVFKPLGIYIAAQCCEHLNRAIIVEHAAVPFAEIVNVVPQPKAGGSFATACYSAFEHPVAIEHIKADAGLDIGGTLIGMHLKEVAVPLHMQQTHVGKAILIAARTRPKFIGGERAHYDESLKDGYPKF; from the coding sequence ATGGCTGGCATTACATACGAAATAGACGACAAGAACATTGTCGAGCAGATTCGTAACGACGCGATGAACGCCGCGAAGGAACTTGTGGAAAAGGCTCACCTCACGGCGGGCAATATTGTGGTTATCGGTTGCAGCACGAGTTCCACGCTCGGAAACGACATCGGTAGCCATTCCGTGCCCGAAATCGGCAAGGCGATTCTCGAAGGGCTCTCGTCCGTTTTCAAGCCACTCGGCATCTACATCGCGGCGCAGTGCTGCGAGCACCTAAACCGAGCCATCATCGTCGAGCACGCCGCAGTCCCCTTCGCCGAAATCGTGAACGTGGTGCCGCAGCCCAAGGCAGGCGGTTCTTTTGCTACGGCCTGCTACAGCGCATTCGAGCATCCGGTCGCCATCGAGCATATCAAGGCAGATGCGGGGCTCGACATCGGTGGAACGCTCATCGGCATGCACCTGAAAGAAGTCGCTGTCCCCCTGCACATGCAGCAGACGCATGTCGGCAAGGCAATCCTGATTGCCGCCCGCACCCGCCCCAAATTCATCGGCGGAGAACGCGCCCACTATGACGAAAGTCTCAAGGACGGCTACCCGAAATTCTAA
- a CDS encoding BamA/TamA family outer membrane protein, translated as MLAALWFFGAVSLYAEDDVVADSTSAEAPSKSPWMWPVEHIIQPFLNGLIYPIAQPVDYALKNGIIDKSVQLISFGEDYKIMVYPSFNFKPGSRTMVGANYRHRSVFLEKDYLVMQGEYYANGDVGLTARYVKHSLFGTRLFGGFRYDIDLDRDKRFNIPETKESYLQPDSSYQFTWRLGAPITNTANWNAELWTSLYFSRASHPDIQDSVLISDDFKIEDRGLYQNATQVPVGLSLVYDNLDLPYAPSRGSRVVLNGTYTFVGKYSGVRYDDLGISVEDGQDEVIKDGGKKHDFYTTEFIFQHYFLLGSSHQYVLSAKEARENRRFYTDFSWDEAVRVWRPENMRNTLFERRVIAMQYRMVSLWEVEEGGAPHDAFINLNSKAPLRGYDDKWTTHNLMSFSVEYRWPVDRLVDGVIFDEYALIAPKIDKWSLDHYYNSWGFGIRVRQPDLYLFRLQFGFHGLHGVNMIMTIAPEFK; from the coding sequence GTGCTAGCTGCGCTATGGTTCTTTGGCGCTGTTTCGCTCTATGCAGAAGATGATGTTGTTGCAGATAGTACCTCTGCAGAAGCTCCCTCGAAATCCCCTTGGATGTGGCCGGTAGAACATATCATCCAGCCCTTTTTGAATGGCCTTATTTACCCGATTGCCCAACCTGTGGACTACGCCTTGAAGAACGGCATTATCGATAAGTCGGTTCAGTTGATTTCTTTTGGCGAAGACTACAAGATCATGGTTTACCCGAGTTTCAATTTCAAGCCGGGTTCGCGAACCATGGTGGGGGCGAATTATAGACACCGTAGCGTATTTCTCGAAAAAGACTACCTGGTCATGCAGGGAGAATACTACGCCAATGGTGACGTGGGCTTGACTGCCCGCTATGTAAAGCATTCCCTGTTTGGAACGCGCCTGTTTGGCGGCTTCAGGTACGATATCGATCTGGACCGCGATAAACGATTCAATATTCCTGAAACCAAGGAAAGTTACCTACAGCCCGATTCCAGCTACCAGTTTACCTGGCGCTTGGGCGCTCCTATTACCAATACGGCAAATTGGAATGCGGAACTTTGGACGTCCCTGTATTTCAGCCGGGCAAGTCACCCCGATATTCAGGATTCGGTGCTAATCAGCGATGACTTTAAAATTGAAGACCGCGGCTTGTACCAGAATGCCACCCAAGTGCCGGTGGGGCTTTCCCTGGTGTATGACAACCTTGACTTGCCCTATGCCCCTTCGCGTGGCAGCCGCGTGGTGTTGAACGGAACCTATACCTTTGTGGGCAAGTATTCCGGGGTGCGCTACGATGACTTGGGCATTTCTGTTGAAGATGGGCAAGATGAAGTTATCAAGGATGGCGGAAAGAAGCATGACTTCTATACCACGGAGTTCATTTTCCAGCATTATTTCTTGTTGGGTTCTTCGCACCAGTACGTGCTTTCGGCAAAGGAAGCTCGTGAAAATCGCCGCTTCTATACGGACTTTTCATGGGACGAGGCGGTGCGTGTTTGGCGACCGGAAAATATGCGTAACACCCTTTTTGAACGCAGGGTGATTGCCATGCAGTACCGAATGGTTTCCCTGTGGGAAGTCGAAGAGGGGGGAGCTCCTCACGATGCCTTTATCAACCTGAATTCAAAGGCGCCTCTGCGTGGCTATGACGACAAGTGGACGACACACAACCTGATGTCTTTTAGCGTGGAATACCGCTGGCCGGTGGACCGCTTGGTAGACGGCGTAATTTTTGACGAATATGCCCTGATTGCACCCAAGATCGATAAGTGGAGCTTGGACCATTATTACAATTCGTGGGGCTTCGGTATCCGTGTTCGCCAGCCCGATCTTTATCTTTTCCGCCTGCAGTTCGGCTTCCATGGCTTGCACGGCGTGAATATGATTATGACCATCGCTCCGGAATTCAAGTAA
- a CDS encoding MMPL family transporter — protein sequence MMIGLFLTITLLSIYPIENLRWEIQLQDTLKGHEVQADYQTIEKAFGGLGSLIVVIQSKDSAANYAFAQNLAQHLEKDPAVHYTEYDTDLEFFKKNRLLYANENDLDQVIEKLDKIKEEEIKKHNPLLVDLSETEQETPVTRDTIEIISQIEAKYFKNLQQDFSNQQGSIRVIDIYPATSVSDLQANRELLKKVERFVEENGKGINVYYTGKVYDSIKVGKALLPEAKFAGGMAALIILVLLIINFYRQPQLIFISAVPLALPTLFTLACAYLLFGRINLFTLSLGLLLPGHACQVLTHVYTRYFHEREQKLSPALCIESALLGIGPVVAASSLVMASLFIAFILVPLPGLREFGILGAIGSVLNLIVCPLLTASLLLLLQRKKPFQIQFESITPTHRKRLFSFKTNWIIIVTISIVSAAAWLYSGKNLSFLYDFKKTELQTEEREAKALIAETGFSTYDPIIVMLPDSSYNDDLVENFEHLQKKGRLKDLGKIYTQYQFLPKISIEKKHKIETLRKLISDDVLARLNPKDSAAIVEMFDNYENDIKEFILSENIRRKFADKRDNPGVFAFIIPRSDPNNGLTCRHIAKQLQQIDGIHDKTFKICGTPILRASLLDTILGNINKSILLGTVLLWIILLMFYNRLSRAFFTLLPSLFAMSWVTILVHVFNIQISAYSSIAFVLLIGASVDGSLQLWSSYYEKQNGNAWSVLQTKLISVMIAQGASFIGAIAMLFSSHPGINGLGLIAALGLVCIFISHFTIYPLVASTLDAYRILKKAKLRHERLIHKNS from the coding sequence ATGATGATCGGGCTGTTTCTTACGATTACCTTGTTGAGCATTTATCCCATCGAAAACCTTCGTTGGGAAATCCAGCTGCAAGACACTCTTAAAGGTCATGAAGTTCAAGCGGACTACCAGACGATCGAAAAAGCTTTCGGTGGACTCGGCAGCCTTATTGTAGTCATACAATCCAAGGATAGCGCCGCGAACTATGCTTTTGCCCAAAATCTCGCCCAGCATCTAGAGAAAGATCCCGCAGTCCACTACACCGAATACGACACGGACCTGGAATTCTTCAAGAAAAACAGACTGCTATACGCCAACGAAAACGACTTGGATCAAGTCATCGAAAAACTGGACAAAATCAAAGAAGAAGAGATTAAAAAACACAATCCTCTACTGGTAGACTTGTCCGAGACAGAGCAAGAAACGCCTGTCACCCGTGACACCATCGAAATCATTTCGCAAATCGAGGCCAAATACTTCAAAAACCTGCAACAGGATTTCTCCAACCAGCAAGGGTCCATCCGAGTTATCGACATCTACCCCGCCACCTCTGTTTCGGACTTGCAAGCCAACAGGGAACTGCTGAAGAAAGTGGAACGCTTTGTCGAAGAAAACGGGAAAGGGATTAACGTCTACTACACCGGCAAAGTCTACGACTCCATCAAAGTCGGAAAGGCGCTCCTCCCCGAAGCAAAATTTGCCGGCGGCATGGCTGCACTCATTATCCTCGTTCTGTTAATCATCAATTTCTATCGCCAGCCGCAGCTGATCTTCATTTCGGCGGTTCCGCTAGCCCTTCCGACCTTATTCACGCTCGCCTGCGCCTACCTGCTGTTCGGACGAATCAACCTGTTTACGCTTTCTCTCGGACTTTTGCTTCCTGGGCATGCCTGCCAGGTTCTGACGCACGTCTACACCAGATACTTCCATGAGCGCGAACAGAAGCTGAGCCCCGCCCTCTGTATCGAAAGTGCCTTGCTTGGAATCGGGCCAGTTGTCGCCGCATCGTCGCTTGTGATGGCGAGCCTGTTTATCGCCTTTATTCTGGTTCCCCTGCCCGGACTTCGCGAATTCGGAATTCTTGGCGCTATCGGAAGCGTGCTCAACCTGATTGTCTGTCCGTTGTTGACAGCCTCGCTCTTATTGCTACTGCAGCGCAAGAAACCTTTCCAGATTCAATTCGAAAGCATCACGCCCACCCACCGCAAGCGCCTTTTCTCGTTCAAGACGAACTGGATTATCATCGTAACCATCAGCATCGTGAGCGCGGCGGCCTGGCTCTACAGCGGCAAGAATCTTTCCTTCCTTTACGATTTCAAGAAGACGGAATTGCAAACCGAAGAACGCGAGGCAAAAGCCCTGATTGCAGAAACGGGCTTTTCCACCTACGACCCCATTATCGTCATGCTCCCCGATTCGTCTTACAACGACGACCTAGTCGAAAACTTCGAGCATTTGCAAAAGAAAGGCAGACTCAAGGATTTGGGCAAGATTTATACACAATACCAGTTCTTGCCTAAAATCAGCATCGAAAAGAAACATAAAATCGAGACCCTAAGAAAACTGATTTCGGACGATGTTCTGGCAAGGCTCAACCCCAAGGACAGCGCCGCCATTGTCGAGATGTTCGACAACTACGAAAACGACATCAAGGAATTTATTCTGTCCGAAAACATTCGTCGTAAATTCGCAGACAAAAGGGACAATCCGGGCGTATTCGCATTCATCATTCCTCGATCCGACCCGAATAACGGACTCACCTGTCGCCATATTGCAAAGCAATTGCAGCAAATTGATGGCATCCACGACAAGACTTTCAAGATTTGCGGAACGCCCATTCTGAGAGCATCGCTCCTCGACACCATCCTGGGAAACATCAACAAGTCGATTCTCTTGGGAACGGTTCTGCTTTGGATTATTCTCCTGATGTTCTACAACAGACTGAGCAGGGCTTTCTTTACGCTGTTGCCGTCGCTATTCGCCATGAGCTGGGTGACTATTCTGGTTCACGTTTTCAACATCCAGATTTCGGCTTACAGTTCCATCGCCTTCGTCCTTTTGATAGGCGCCAGCGTGGACGGTTCTTTACAGCTCTGGTCTTCGTACTACGAAAAGCAGAACGGAAACGCCTGGAGCGTGTTGCAGACGAAATTGATTTCGGTCATGATTGCACAGGGAGCATCGTTCATCGGCGCAATCGCCATGCTGTTCTCGTCGCATCCGGGAATCAACGGCCTGGGACTCATTGCAGCCCTCGGGCTGGTTTGCATCTTTATTTCGCATTTTACCATTTACCCCTTGGTGGCAAGCACCTTGGACGCCTACCGCATTTTGAAAAAGGCTAAACTCAGACATGAAAGACTTATCCACAAGAACTCTTAA
- a CDS encoding phosphatidylglycerophosphatase A codes for MNREELKEKYGKKRVPHEWRGTDFLSIVVTTFFGSGMSPKAPGTMGSLAAAIVAYPMAILALKIFGDIHFNPLFFIAAVIVFFGAIPFVNKAMKDTGTEDPGWIVIDEVCGIFMTFALVNPFIILDSPIVLLIGFGLFRFFDILKPLGIHRFEKFPGAWGVMADDLLGGIYAGLLMYPISIAIACVEMF; via the coding sequence GTGAACCGCGAGGAACTTAAAGAAAAATATGGTAAAAAGCGAGTGCCCCACGAATGGCGGGGCACCGATTTCTTGTCTATAGTGGTCACCACATTCTTTGGTTCAGGCATGAGCCCGAAGGCTCCGGGCACCATGGGAAGCTTGGCTGCGGCAATTGTCGCCTACCCCATGGCCATTCTAGCGCTAAAGATATTTGGCGACATACACTTCAATCCTTTATTCTTTATTGCAGCGGTCATCGTCTTTTTCGGGGCAATCCCCTTCGTGAACAAGGCGATGAAGGATACGGGTACCGAAGATCCCGGCTGGATCGTGATAGACGAAGTCTGCGGAATCTTCATGACGTTCGCACTCGTAAACCCCTTCATTATACTGGACAGTCCCATTGTGCTTCTTATCGGGTTCGGTCTTTTCCGCTTTTTCGACATCCTTAAGCCGCTTGGCATTCACCGTTTCGAAAAATTCCCCGGAGCATGGGGCGTCATGGCCGATGACTTGCTCGGCGGAATCTATGCGGGACTACTGATGTACCCCATCAGCATTGCGATCGCCTGCGTCGAGATGTTTTAA
- the guaA gene encoding glutamine-hydrolyzing GMP synthase — MKNVDTIAVLDFGGQYAHLIANRVRRLGVFTEIHSPAAPVSELEGVKGIIYSGGPSSVYAADAPEYNPEILDLPVPKLGICYGHQLIAQQLGGHVEPGKVKEYGIADLIVGDEKCPILKDLPKASPMWMSHGDQVTKLPEGYKIVASTKDCEIAAVAFDSDKPERQIFGIQFHPEVTHSKFGMKLLENFIDFTGAKKTWNMKSYLPLITQRIKDQVKDRKVFLLVSGGVDSTVAFVLLNRVLGPEKVLGLHVDNGMMRLGESQKIMDFLTKEGMNNLKVRDASEHFLAKLKGVTAPETKRGIIGKEFLTVKDEEMAKLNLDPNQWMMAQGTIYPDTIESGGTKNADKIKTHHNRVQEVLDLMEKGLVLEPLADLYKDEVRALGEELGIPHNLVWRHPFPGPGLGVRLLCSEGKLSDDMVKFEDVKDTAGNSLADYLKANNIAGRLLPIKSVGVQGDGRTYAQPFLITTPGLSWKDCEKFSTELANRFKAINRVIYQIGSVADEDPKLVEQYATRENFDTLRKFDNICTEFLQANDLYEKIWQMPVVLVPLRTANKPCIVMRPVNSTEAMTANFAEIDQGMLAGLWRKFEAEGAGSLWYDVTHKPPGTIEWE, encoded by the coding sequence ATGAAAAACGTTGATACGATTGCCGTTTTGGACTTTGGCGGGCAGTACGCCCACCTGATTGCGAACCGTGTGCGCCGTTTGGGCGTGTTTACCGAAATCCACTCCCCTGCCGCTCCGGTTTCTGAACTGGAAGGCGTGAAGGGAATCATTTACAGTGGTGGCCCCTCTAGCGTGTATGCGGCCGACGCCCCGGAATACAATCCCGAAATTTTGGACCTCCCGGTGCCGAAGCTTGGCATCTGCTACGGTCACCAACTCATCGCCCAGCAGTTGGGCGGTCACGTTGAACCGGGCAAGGTCAAGGAATATGGCATCGCCGACCTTATCGTGGGCGACGAAAAGTGCCCGATTTTGAAGGACCTCCCGAAAGCCTCTCCCATGTGGATGAGCCACGGCGACCAGGTGACGAAGCTCCCCGAGGGCTACAAGATTGTGGCCAGCACCAAGGACTGCGAAATCGCCGCTGTCGCCTTCGATAGCGACAAGCCCGAACGCCAGATTTTCGGCATCCAGTTCCACCCGGAAGTCACGCACAGCAAGTTCGGCATGAAGTTGCTCGAAAACTTCATCGACTTCACGGGCGCGAAGAAGACTTGGAACATGAAGAGCTACCTGCCGCTCATCACGCAGCGCATCAAGGATCAGGTCAAGGACCGCAAGGTGTTCCTGCTCGTGTCAGGCGGTGTGGACTCCACCGTAGCATTCGTGCTCCTGAACCGCGTGCTCGGACCGGAAAAGGTCTTGGGCCTGCACGTAGATAACGGCATGATGCGCCTCGGCGAATCCCAAAAGATTATGGACTTCCTCACAAAGGAAGGCATGAACAACCTCAAGGTGCGCGACGCTAGCGAGCACTTCCTTGCAAAGCTCAAGGGCGTGACCGCTCCGGAAACCAAGCGCGGCATCATCGGCAAGGAATTCCTGACAGTGAAGGACGAGGAAATGGCGAAGCTCAACCTCGATCCGAACCAGTGGATGATGGCTCAGGGAACCATCTACCCCGACACCATCGAAAGCGGCGGCACCAAGAACGCCGACAAGATCAAGACGCACCACAACCGCGTGCAAGAAGTTTTGGACCTCATGGAAAAGGGCCTCGTGCTCGAACCGCTCGCCGACCTGTACAAGGACGAAGTCCGCGCCCTCGGCGAAGAACTCGGCATTCCGCACAACCTCGTGTGGCGTCACCCGTTCCCGGGTCCGGGCCTCGGCGTTCGCCTGCTCTGCAGCGAAGGCAAGCTCTCCGATGACATGGTCAAGTTCGAAGATGTGAAGGACACCGCAGGCAACAGCCTCGCCGACTACCTGAAGGCAAACAACATTGCAGGCCGCCTGCTCCCCATCAAGAGCGTGGGCGTGCAGGGCGACGGCCGTACTTACGCACAGCCGTTCCTCATCACCACTCCAGGCCTTTCCTGGAAGGATTGCGAAAAGTTCTCGACCGAACTTGCCAACCGCTTCAAGGCAATCAACCGCGTCATCTACCAGATTGGCAGCGTCGCCGACGAAGATCCGAAGCTTGTCGAACAGTACGCCACCCGCGAAAACTTCGATACACTCCGCAAGTTCGACAACATCTGCACCGAATTCCTGCAGGCAAACGACTTGTACGAAAAGATTTGGCAGATGCCGGTCGTACTCGTTCCGCTCCGCACGGCAAATAAGCCCTGCATCGTGATGCGCCCGGTGAACTCCACCGAAGCCATGACGGCAAACTTCGCCGAAATCGACCAGGGAATGCTCGCCGGTCTCTGGCGCAAGTTCGAAGCCGAAGGTGCTGGCAGCCTGTGGTACGACGTGACCCACAAGCCCCCCGGAACTATTGAGTGGGAGTAA
- a CDS encoding EAL domain-containing protein, protein MNFKTINQRFSYPGGNTYLCKFRDVLKGLFEGETVLRAGADHLVVISLNLTVEDIATRVKELNLVMGRFEGGLRNQIKAGIYVADGTPQKPIVMMDRASLACREIHGMFNKEYAVFDDELNKKHEQQQYVLEHFEEAFEKGYFKVFYQPVVRALTGKVCGYEALARWIDPVRGIIPPFIFIEIFEKFHLIHRLDALIIEQACKDIRDDMDSGYAYEPVSVNLSRLDFELSDIKKIVDDAVAKYNIPKKYLNLEVTESAFPSQNTNLAETIKAFRADGYEVWLDDFGSGFSSFGNLQSYDFDLLKIDMSFLRTLDTNPKSKLIIASIVDMAKKLGIHTLAEGVETKEQYEYLKMIGCEIIQGYYFGKPMPVEEYQNNREKYCGYEVSEPSELKKYYDTIGTVNLLDNCPLIINRNTIINFMPTALFELIDGRFQFIYTNKAFSDFMASIGARTHEQIISEFIDKFPEERAMLRQAMLDTEEQKIPIDCAMTIYSCKLIVAVKFLNRTGSRTSFVLTCRNLSKIKKPKYGHL, encoded by the coding sequence ATGAACTTCAAGACCATTAACCAAAGATTTTCTTACCCGGGCGGAAACACCTACCTTTGCAAATTCAGGGACGTGCTCAAGGGGCTTTTCGAAGGAGAAACCGTTTTACGCGCCGGGGCAGACCACCTGGTCGTCATTAGCTTGAATCTTACCGTTGAAGATATCGCCACCCGAGTCAAAGAATTGAACCTGGTGATGGGCCGCTTTGAAGGCGGACTACGCAACCAAATTAAGGCCGGTATTTACGTTGCTGACGGAACTCCGCAAAAACCCATCGTGATGATGGACAGAGCCTCTCTTGCCTGTCGCGAAATTCATGGGATGTTCAACAAAGAATATGCCGTTTTCGACGACGAACTCAACAAGAAACATGAACAGCAGCAATATGTGCTGGAGCATTTTGAAGAGGCGTTCGAAAAAGGATACTTCAAGGTTTTTTATCAGCCCGTTGTTCGAGCACTTACAGGCAAAGTCTGTGGTTACGAAGCCCTCGCCCGCTGGATAGACCCCGTGCGCGGCATCATTCCGCCATTCATTTTTATCGAAATTTTTGAAAAATTCCACCTGATTCACAGGCTGGATGCTCTTATTATCGAACAGGCTTGCAAAGACATTCGCGACGACATGGATAGCGGGTACGCCTACGAACCCGTTTCAGTAAACCTGTCACGACTGGATTTTGAACTCAGTGATATCAAAAAAATTGTTGACGATGCGGTCGCCAAGTACAACATCCCCAAAAAGTATCTGAACCTAGAAGTCACCGAAAGCGCCTTTCCGTCGCAAAATACAAACCTTGCCGAGACCATTAAAGCTTTTAGGGCCGACGGCTACGAGGTTTGGCTTGACGACTTTGGTTCAGGTTTCAGCTCATTCGGCAACCTGCAGTCCTACGATTTCGATCTATTGAAAATCGACATGAGTTTTTTGCGTACACTCGACACAAACCCAAAATCCAAGCTCATTATCGCCTCGATTGTCGACATGGCCAAGAAACTCGGCATCCATACGCTTGCCGAAGGCGTCGAAACCAAGGAACAGTATGAATACCTTAAAATGATCGGCTGCGAAATTATCCAGGGGTACTATTTTGGTAAGCCCATGCCTGTCGAAGAATATCAGAACAACAGGGAAAAGTATTGCGGATATGAAGTAAGCGAGCCATCAGAACTCAAGAAATACTACGATACGATAGGGACCGTGAACCTTTTGGACAACTGTCCCCTGATTATTAACCGCAATACGATAATCAACTTTATGCCAACCGCCCTGTTCGAACTGATCGACGGGAGGTTCCAGTTCATTTATACAAACAAAGCCTTCTCTGACTTCATGGCATCCATCGGCGCTAGAACGCATGAGCAAATCATTAGCGAATTTATTGACAAATTCCCAGAAGAACGCGCCATGCTACGACAGGCCATGCTTGACACGGAGGAACAAAAAATCCCTATAGATTGCGCCATGACCATTTATTCTTGCAAATTGATTGTCGCAGTAAAGTTCCTCAATAGAACAGGAAGCCGGACTTCGTTTGTGCTGACCTGCCGCAATTTGAGCAAAATCAAGAAGCCTAAATACGGCCATTTATAG
- the purB gene encoding adenylosuccinate lyase encodes MRDQFESPLIKRYASKEMSFLFSPQYKFQTWRKLWIYLAESEMELGLPITQEQVDELKAHATDINFEVAEEEEKRRRHDVMSHVYAYGVQCPKAKGIIHLGATSAFVGDNTDLIQMQQGLIMVRKRLCRVMDKLSKFAMEYKDMAQLGATHFQAAQLTTVGKRACLWLQDMLIDLEELNFLIEVLPFRGVKGTTGTQASFMDLFNGDEEKIMELDRRVTAKAGFKRVLTITGQTYTRKWDNRVNQVLSSIAQSLHKFATDMRLMQGVKEVEEPFEKTQIGSSAMAYKRNPMRSERICSLARFVMAQVNSTAFTQATQWFERTLDDSANKRLAIPEAFLAMDAMLIIAENVTNGLVVYPKVIEKRIMAELPFMATENIIMEGVKNGGDRQELHEEIRVMSMEAGKVVKEQGKDNDLLERVLKNEKFQKLGITEAKLKEILDLRKFVGRAPGQVVKFVTEEVRPAIEAIEGWSNIDAGELKV; translated from the coding sequence ATGCGTGATCAATTTGAAAGCCCGCTCATCAAGCGTTATGCTAGCAAAGAAATGAGCTTCCTCTTCAGCCCCCAGTACAAGTTCCAGACCTGGCGCAAGCTGTGGATTTACCTCGCTGAATCCGAAATGGAACTGGGTCTCCCGATTACGCAGGAACAGGTGGACGAACTCAAGGCTCATGCCACCGATATCAACTTTGAAGTCGCCGAAGAAGAAGAAAAGCGCCGCCGTCACGACGTGATGAGCCACGTTTACGCTTACGGTGTGCAGTGCCCCAAGGCCAAGGGCATCATCCACCTCGGCGCAACTTCCGCTTTCGTGGGTGACAACACCGACCTTATCCAGATGCAGCAGGGCCTCATCATGGTCCGCAAGCGCCTTTGCCGCGTGATGGACAAACTTTCCAAGTTTGCGATGGAATACAAGGACATGGCCCAGCTCGGTGCCACGCACTTCCAGGCCGCCCAGCTCACGACTGTGGGTAAGCGCGCTTGCCTCTGGCTCCAGGACATGCTCATCGACCTCGAAGAATTGAATTTCCTCATCGAAGTTCTCCCGTTCCGCGGCGTGAAGGGCACGACCGGTACGCAGGCCAGCTTCATGGACTTGTTCAATGGCGACGAAGAAAAGATTATGGAACTCGACCGCCGCGTGACCGCCAAGGCTGGCTTCAAGCGCGTGCTCACTATCACCGGTCAGACTTACACCCGTAAGTGGGACAACCGCGTGAACCAGGTGCTCAGCTCCATCGCTCAGTCTCTGCACAAGTTCGCTACCGACATGCGCCTCATGCAGGGTGTGAAGGAAGTCGAAGAACCGTTCGAAAAGACCCAGATCGGCTCCAGCGCCATGGCTTACAAGCGTAACCCGATGCGCAGCGAACGCATTTGCTCCCTGGCCCGTTTCGTGATGGCCCAGGTGAACAGCACCGCCTTCACGCAGGCAACGCAGTGGTTCGAACGTACGCTTGACGACAGCGCCAACAAGCGCCTCGCTATTCCGGAAGCATTCCTTGCCATGGATGCCATGCTCATCATCGCTGAAAACGTGACCAACGGCCTCGTGGTTTACCCGAAGGTTATCGAAAAGCGCATCATGGCTGAACTCCCGTTCATGGCTACCGAAAACATCATCATGGAAGGCGTGAAGAATGGCGGCGACCGTCAGGAACTCCACGAAGAAATCCGCGTGATGTCTATGGAAGCAGGCAAGGTCGTGAAGGAACAGGGCAAGGACAACGACTTGCTCGAACGCGTCTTGAAGAACGAAAAGTTCCAGAAGCTCGGCATCACCGAAGCGAAGCTCAAGGAAATCCTCGACCTCCGCAAGTTCGTGGGTCGCGCTCCGGGACAGGTCGTGAAGTTTGTGACCGAAGAAGTCCGCCCGGCTATTGAAGCCATCGAAGGGTGGAGCAATATCGACGCCGGCGAACTGAAGGTGTAA